The Thermomonospora amylolytica sequence GGCGGTGCACGCCGCGGGCGGGCGGATCTTCGCCCAGTTGATGCACGGCGGGCGGCAGGCGCATCCGCTGGCCCGGATCGACGGGGGCATGCCGCTCGCGCCCTCCGCGGTCCCCGTTCCGTACCGCCAGCACACGCGGGTGGGCAAGAGCGACCCGGTGACGCCGAGGCCGATGACGCATGACGACATCCGCACGGCGATCGCGGACCACGTGGCGGCGGCGCGGAACGCCGTCGAGGCCGGGTTCGACGGCGTGGAGTTGCACGGTGCGAACAGCTACCTCATCCACCAGTTCCTCGCCGACAACACCAACCTGCGGGACGACGAGTACGGCGGTGGCATCGCGGGCCGGATCCGCTTCCCCGTGGAGCTGACGGAGGCCGTCGCCGAGGCGATCGGGCCCGAACGCCTGGGCCTGCGGCTCTCCCCCGGCAACCCCCAGTTCGGCATGGTGGAGAACGACCCGGCCCCGGTGTACCGCGCGCTGGTGGACGCCCTCGATCCGCTGGGCCTGGCCTACCTCCACCTCACCGAGGCCCTGACCTACTCGTCCCTGGCCGACCTGCGCCCCCGCTGGCACGGCGCCCTCATCGCGAACGTCGGCGAGAACCGCGAACCCACCACCCGTGAGGACGGCGAGGCCGTGCTCGGCAAGGGCCTGGCCGACCTGGTCTCCTACGGCCGCGCCTTCATAGCCAACCCCGACCTGCCGGAACGCTTCGCCCTCGGCGCTCCCCTGGCCTCCTACGACGAGACCCTCCTCTACACCCACGGCCCCGAGGGCTACAGCGACTACCCGGCCTGGCGGGCGACCCGTCCGCCCCGCCCCCGCGCCCCCCGGCAGGCGGACCAGCCGCTCCGCACGGCGTAGTCACCCGGGGGAGGGTTTCGCCGCCGGCCCGGCTTGTGTCTCGCATGCTGGGAAAATGCGTTCGTTCCGCAGTCGGATGGGGTCGGTAGACTCGACGGCTGGTATACGCCGACCCCGATCCGAGGAGCACCCACCCGTGGCTCTTGTCGTGCAGAAGTACGGTGGCTCCTCCGTTGCGGACGCCGAGTGCGTCAAGCGGGTCGCCCAGCGCATCGTCGCGACGAAGAAGGCGGGCAACGACGTCGTGGTCGTGGTCTCCGCCATGGGCGACACTACGGACGAGCTGATCGACCTGGCCGAGCAGGTCAGCCCGCTGCCTCCGGCGCGCGAGCTGGACATGCTGCTGACGGCCGGGGAGCGGATCTCGATGGCGCTGCTGGCCATGGCGATAGCCAACCTGGGCCACGAGGCGCGGTCGTTCACCGGCTCCCAGGCCGGTGTGATCACCGACGGCTCCCACGGTAAAGCCCGGATCATCGACGTCACGCCCGGCCGGATCCGCGACGCCCTCAACGAGGGCTCGATCGCGATCGTCGCCGGGTTCCAGGGCGTCTCCCAGGACACCAAGGACATCACCACGCTCGGCCGGGGCGGCTCGGACACCACGGCGGTGGCGCTGGCCGCCGCGCTGCACGCCGACGTGTGCGAGATCTACACCGACGTGGACGGCGTGTTCACCGCCGACCCCCGGATCGTGCCCACCGCCCGCCGCATCCCGCGCATCTCCTACGAGGAGATGCTGGAGATGGCCGCCTGCGGGGCCAAGATCCTCCACCTGCGCTGCGTCGAGTACGCGCGCCGCTACAACATCCCGATCCACGTGCGGTCCTCGTTCAGCCACAAGAACGGGACCTGGATCTCCGACACCACCGAGGGAAGTGAGATGGAGCAGGCGATCATCTCCGGAGTCGCCCATGACCGCAGCGAGGCCAAGGTCACCGTGGTGGGCGTGCCCGACAAGGTGGGCGAGGCCGCGACGATCTTCTCGGTGCTGGCGGACGCCGGGATCAACCTGGACATGATCGTGCAGAACGTGTCGGCCGCCGCCACCGGCCGCACCGACATCTCCTTCACCCTGCCGGCCACCGACGGGCAGGCCGCGCTGACCGCCCTCAACAAGGTCAAGGAGGAGATCGGGTTCGAGGCGCTGCGCTACGACGACCGGATCGGCAAGATCTCGCTGATCGGCGCCGGGATGCGCTCGCACCCCGGGGTCACCGCCAAGTTCTTCTCCGCCCTGGCCGAGGCCGGGGTCAACATCGAGATGATCTCCACCTCGGAGATCCGGATCTCGGTGATCGTCTCGCAGGACGACGTGGAGGCCGCGGTCACCGCCGCGCACCGGGCGTTCGAGCTGGACGCCGACCAGATCGAGGCCGTGGTCTACGGAGGTACCGGCCGATGAGCGAATCCAGGCGCAAGCCCACTCTGGCCGTGGTCGGCGCGACCGGCGCGGTCGGCACCGTGATGCTGGACATCCTGTCCACCCGCGAGGACGTGTACGGCGAGATCCGGCTGGTGGCCTCGCCCCGGTCGGCCGGCAAGAAGCTGACCGTGCGCGGCGAGCAGGTCGAGGTGCAGGCGCTGGCCCCCGAGGTGTTCGAGGGCGTGGACATCGCCATGTTCGACACCCCGGACGGGATCTCCGCGCAGTGGGCCCCGATCGCCGCGCGGCACGGCGCGGTCGCGGTCGACAACTCCGGGGCGTTCCGGATGGACCCGGACGTGCCGCTGGTGGTGCCGGAGGTGAACGCCGAGGCCGCCCGCAACCGGCCCAAGGGGATCATCTCCAACCCCAACTGCACCACCCTGTCGATGATCGTCGCGATGGGCGCGCTGCACCGCCACTACGGGCTGCGCGAGCTGGTCGTGGCGTCCTACCAGGCGGCGTCCGGGGCCGGGCAGGCCGGCATCGACACCCTGTACGACCAGCTCGAGAAGGTCGGCGGCCACCGCGACATCGGCGAGCGCGCCGGCGACGTGCGCCGGGTGGTGGGCGACGACCTCGGGCCGTTCCCGGCGCCGCTGGCGATGAACGTGGTGCCGTGGGCGGGCTCGCTCAAGGAGGACGGCTGGACCTCCGAGGAGCTGAAGGTCCGCAACGAGTCCCGCAAGATCCTCGGCCTGCCGGACCTGCGGGTCAGCGCCACCTGCGTGCGGGTCCCGGTGGTGACCACCCACTCGCTGGCCGTGCACGCGGTCTTCGAGCGGCCGGTGGACCAGCGGGAGGCGCAGGCGGTGCTGGCGGGCTCCCCCGGCGTGGTGCTGGTGGACGACCCGGAGAACTTCGAGTTCCCCACCCCCGCCGACGTGGTCGGCACCGACCCCACCTGGGTCGGCCGGGTGCGCCGCTCGCTGGACGACCCGAACGCGCTGGACCTGTTCCTGTGCGGCGACAACCTGCGCAAGGGCGCCGCGCTGAACACCGCCCAGATCGCCGAGCTGGTGGCGGCCGAGCTGACCTCCTGACGCCGGTCCGAGCACGGCGAACGGCCCCGGGACTCGATGTCCCGGGGCCGTTCCCATCGGGTGATCTCGTACGGCGAGTTCGTGGCCGGACTCGTCGGCTCGGCGCACCGTGCTCGGCGCCGCCGTGGGATCGCCTCAGCGCAGGTAGGTGATGTACACCGCGTAGGTGCGCGGCTCGGCCGACTGGGCCTGCCCCGTCACCTGGGCGTCGGCGGCCTGCTGGGCCGCGTTCTGCGCGTTGGACGCCTCCGCCGGAGCGTTCTGCGCCTGCTGGTCGGCGACCTGCGCGTTCGCCGGCCGGGCGTCGGCGTTCGGCCGTTCGGCTTCCTGGGCGTTCCCCGGCCGCTGCTCCGCGTTCTGCGCATTCACGGGCTGCGCGTCGGCGGCCTGGTCGGCGGCCTGCTGGTCGGCCGGAGCGATGTACGGGCCGACGAGCTGCGGCTGGTCGAACGCCTGCGGCTGCGACGGCCGCTCCGGCCCGATCGGGTACTGGTAGCCCTCGGGCCGCTGCTGCTCCTGCGGCGCACCCTGCTCGAGCGGCATGCTCTGGTACGGCTGCTGCTCCAGCGCGATCGGGTACTGGTAGCCCTCCGGCCGCTGCTGCTCCTGCGGCGCACCCTGCTCAAACGGCATCGACTGGTACGGCTGCTCCGGCGCGGCCGGGTACCCGTACTGCTGCTCCTGGGGAGCGCCCTGCTCAAACGGCATCGACTGGTACGGCCGCTCCGGCCCGATCGGGTACTGGTAGCCCTCGGGCCGCTGCTGCTCCTGCGGCGCACCCTGCTCGAGCGGCATGCTCTGGTACGGCTGCTGCTCCAGCGCGGACGGGTACTGGTAAGCCTCGGGCCGCTGCTCAAACGGCATCGACTGGTACGGCCGCTCCAGCGCGATCGGGTACTGGTAGGCCTCCGGCCGCTGCTGCTCCTGCGGCGCGCCCTGCTGCTCAAGCGGCATGCTCTGGTACGGCCGGTCCAGCATGGACGGGTACTGGTAGCCCTCGGGCCGCTGCTGCTCAAACGGCTGCTCCGGCGCGCCCTCCTGGTAGGGCTGGTACTCCTCCAGCGGCATCGACTGGTACGCCTCGGGCGCCTGCTCCTGGGAAGCGGTCTGCTCGTTCAGCGGCATCGACTGGTACGGCTGCCCGTAACCCTCCGGCCGCTGCTGCTCCTCAGGAATCGGGTACGGCTCGCCAGAGGTCGGCTCGTAGGCGCCAAGGTCGTACGAGTTCTGGTAGGTCTCAGGACCCTGCGAGCCTTCCGGCGCGGGCGGGTCCTGCTCCTGGGCGTTCGGCTCGTACACCTCAGGCCGCTGCGTCTCCGTCGACGCGTCCTGCTCGGACGGGGCGGCCTCGTAGCGCTC is a genomic window containing:
- a CDS encoding aspartate kinase, which produces MALVVQKYGGSSVADAECVKRVAQRIVATKKAGNDVVVVVSAMGDTTDELIDLAEQVSPLPPARELDMLLTAGERISMALLAMAIANLGHEARSFTGSQAGVITDGSHGKARIIDVTPGRIRDALNEGSIAIVAGFQGVSQDTKDITTLGRGGSDTTAVALAAALHADVCEIYTDVDGVFTADPRIVPTARRIPRISYEEMLEMAACGAKILHLRCVEYARRYNIPIHVRSSFSHKNGTWISDTTEGSEMEQAIISGVAHDRSEAKVTVVGVPDKVGEAATIFSVLADAGINLDMIVQNVSAAATGRTDISFTLPATDGQAALTALNKVKEEIGFEALRYDDRIGKISLIGAGMRSHPGVTAKFFSALAEAGVNIEMISTSEIRISVIVSQDDVEAAVTAAHRAFELDADQIEAVVYGGTGR
- a CDS encoding aspartate-semialdehyde dehydrogenase; protein product: MSESRRKPTLAVVGATGAVGTVMLDILSTREDVYGEIRLVASPRSAGKKLTVRGEQVEVQALAPEVFEGVDIAMFDTPDGISAQWAPIAARHGAVAVDNSGAFRMDPDVPLVVPEVNAEAARNRPKGIISNPNCTTLSMIVAMGALHRHYGLRELVVASYQAASGAGQAGIDTLYDQLEKVGGHRDIGERAGDVRRVVGDDLGPFPAPLAMNVVPWAGSLKEDGWTSEELKVRNESRKILGLPDLRVSATCVRVPVVTTHSLAVHAVFERPVDQREAQAVLAGSPGVVLVDDPENFEFPTPADVVGTDPTWVGRVRRSLDDPNALDLFLCGDNLRKGAALNTAQIAELVAAELTS
- a CDS encoding alkene reductase, which encodes MSDKLLTPYSLGVLELPNRIVMAPMTRFRADEDGVPQPFVADYYAQRAGAGLIVTEGIWPSFQGQGGWRMPGLVTRAHVAGWRRVTEAVHAAGGRIFAQLMHGGRQAHPLARIDGGMPLAPSAVPVPYRQHTRVGKSDPVTPRPMTHDDIRTAIADHVAAARNAVEAGFDGVELHGANSYLIHQFLADNTNLRDDEYGGGIAGRIRFPVELTEAVAEAIGPERLGLRLSPGNPQFGMVENDPAPVYRALVDALDPLGLAYLHLTEALTYSSLADLRPRWHGALIANVGENREPTTREDGEAVLGKGLADLVSYGRAFIANPDLPERFALGAPLASYDETLLYTHGPEGYSDYPAWRATRPPRPRAPRQADQPLRTA